The Xanthobacter flavus genome includes a window with the following:
- a CDS encoding branched-chain amino acid ABC transporter permease → MTSDTLIQVLLSGLLMGLIYGLVAVGLSLIFGLMDVVNFAHGEFLMIAMYVMFGLVVFSGIDPLVMTPLAVGALFVLGALTYVGVIRHAMRAKANVGMVQIFATFGLAITMRGVAQYFLTPNYRSLPESLLGGKTVALAGIVLPLPQLAGGLISLAAFGALYALMTRTDLGRALEATREDAGAVALVGIDKDREFMIGWGIGAALIGLAGSVLAIFYYIYPDVGAPFAVIAYITVVLGGFGSIFGALLAGVVVGLAEAAMTLVAPPAMKSIGIYILFLAVVIFRPRGLFGKF, encoded by the coding sequence ATGACAAGCGATACACTGATCCAGGTGCTGCTGAGCGGGCTGCTGATGGGGCTGATCTACGGCCTCGTCGCGGTGGGGCTCTCGCTCATCTTCGGCCTGATGGACGTGGTCAACTTCGCCCATGGCGAATTCCTGATGATCGCCATGTATGTGATGTTCGGCCTTGTGGTCTTCTCCGGCATCGACCCGCTGGTGATGACGCCGCTGGCGGTGGGGGCGCTGTTCGTGCTCGGGGCCCTCACCTATGTGGGGGTCATCCGCCACGCCATGCGGGCCAAGGCCAATGTCGGCATGGTGCAGATCTTCGCCACCTTCGGCCTGGCCATCACCATGCGCGGCGTGGCGCAATATTTCCTGACGCCGAACTACCGCTCCCTGCCGGAGAGCCTGCTCGGCGGCAAGACGGTGGCGCTGGCGGGAATCGTGCTGCCGCTGCCCCAGCTGGCGGGCGGGCTGATCTCGCTGGCGGCCTTCGGCGCGCTCTACGCCCTCATGACGCGGACGGATCTTGGCCGCGCCCTTGAGGCGACGCGCGAGGATGCGGGCGCGGTGGCCCTCGTGGGCATCGACAAGGATCGCGAGTTCATGATCGGCTGGGGCATCGGCGCGGCCCTCATTGGCCTCGCCGGTTCCGTGCTGGCGATCTTCTACTACATCTATCCAGATGTCGGCGCGCCGTTCGCCGTGATCGCCTACATCACGGTGGTTCTCGGTGGCTTCGGCAGCATCTTCGGCGCCCTGCTGGCCGGTGTCGTCGTCGGGCTGGCGGAGGCGGCGATGACCCTGGTTGCGCCGCCGGCGATGAAATCCATCGGCATCTACATTCTTTTCCTGGCCGTCGTCATCTTCCGCCCGCGCGGTCTATTCGGGAAATTCTGA
- a CDS encoding branched-chain amino acid ABC transporter permease, translating into MFGTSKTPQSRGQVAIALAATAGVLVFTRWVSDPYVQNVLVLTLMYAALAQSWNILGGYCGQISLGHGLYFGIGAYASTLLFVRADVSPWLGMLAGGALAGGLAAALGYFLFRLSGHYFTIATFVVAEVGFLLMLNWEWAGGALGIQIPFEADSWATLQFARDKVPYILTALALALIAWVATLVLERSKWGFWWRAIKDNPEAAESLGVEVFGSKVAAAAISAFFTAVCGSFYAQFVSYIDPESVMSFHFSLLIALPAVLGGIGTLWGPVLGAVVLIPMSELTRSYLGGSGNGTDLIIYGALILLVSLLRPQGLVSLFALPRTKQVHPS; encoded by the coding sequence ATGTTTGGGACAAGCAAGACTCCACAATCGCGCGGGCAGGTCGCCATCGCCCTTGCGGCCACGGCCGGGGTGCTGGTGTTCACCCGCTGGGTCAGCGACCCATATGTGCAGAACGTGCTGGTGCTGACGCTGATGTATGCGGCGCTGGCCCAGAGCTGGAACATCCTGGGCGGATACTGCGGCCAGATCTCCCTGGGGCACGGCCTCTACTTCGGCATCGGCGCCTATGCCTCCACGCTGCTGTTCGTGCGCGCGGACGTGTCGCCCTGGCTCGGAATGCTCGCCGGCGGTGCGCTGGCTGGCGGGCTGGCGGCGGCGCTGGGCTATTTCCTGTTCCGGCTGAGCGGCCATTACTTCACCATCGCGACCTTCGTGGTGGCGGAGGTCGGGTTTCTCCTGATGCTGAACTGGGAATGGGCGGGTGGCGCGCTGGGCATCCAGATTCCGTTCGAGGCGGACAGCTGGGCGACGCTCCAGTTCGCGCGGGACAAGGTGCCCTATATTCTCACGGCCCTTGCCCTCGCGCTCATCGCCTGGGTCGCCACGCTGGTGCTGGAGCGGTCGAAATGGGGGTTCTGGTGGCGCGCCATCAAGGATAACCCGGAGGCGGCCGAAAGCCTCGGGGTCGAAGTCTTCGGCTCGAAGGTCGCCGCGGCCGCCATATCCGCCTTCTTCACGGCGGTCTGCGGCTCCTTCTACGCGCAGTTCGTGTCCTATATCGACCCGGAAAGCGTGATGAGCTTCCATTTCTCCCTGCTCATCGCCTTGCCGGCGGTGCTGGGGGGCATCGGCACCCTGTGGGGGCCGGTCCTCGGCGCGGTGGTGCTCATTCCCATGTCGGAACTGACACGGAGCTATCTCGGCGGCTCCGGCAACGGCACCGACCTCATCATCTACGGCGCGCTCATCCTCCTGGTCTCGCTGCTGCGGCCGCAGGGCCTCGTGAGCCTCTTCGCCTTGCCCCGAACGAAACAGGTGCATCCCTCATGA
- a CDS encoding cupin domain-containing protein, with translation MSARLQISRKNGAKAAPGRPPSEVREAPPIGVKLRHARKVKGMTLAELAEQVGISVSMLSKIERDQAVPSLHTLHSMVRVLETNIASLLAPPLTDDHVVSHPQDRPHISVSSVRPGHGVTLECLISDRATALMDANIHVIAVGGGSEGTIVHDGQEVGYVLEGDVELQVGEKMYVVKEGDSFFFPSNMPHGYRNIGATVARILWVNTPATF, from the coding sequence ATGAGCGCGCGCTTGCAAATCTCCCGGAAGAACGGCGCCAAGGCAGCGCCCGGCCGCCCGCCCTCCGAGGTGAGAGAAGCTCCCCCCATCGGAGTCAAGCTGCGCCACGCCCGCAAGGTGAAGGGCATGACGCTGGCCGAGCTGGCGGAGCAGGTAGGCATCTCCGTGAGCATGCTCTCGAAGATCGAGCGCGACCAGGCGGTGCCCTCGCTCCACACGCTGCACTCCATGGTCCGCGTGCTGGAGACCAACATCGCGAGCCTGCTCGCCCCCCCGCTCACCGACGACCACGTGGTCTCCCACCCGCAGGACCGCCCGCACATCTCGGTCAGCTCGGTGCGGCCGGGCCACGGCGTGACCCTCGAATGCCTCATCAGCGACCGCGCAACCGCGCTGATGGACGCCAACATCCACGTTATCGCCGTGGGCGGCGGCTCGGAGGGCACCATCGTCCATGACGGGCAGGAGGTCGGCTACGTGCTGGAGGGCGACGTGGAGCTCCAGGTGGGCGAGAAGATGTACGTGGTCAAGGAAGGGGATTCCTTCTTCTTCCCTTCCAACATGCCCCACGGCTACCGCAACATCGGCGCGACCGTCGCCCGCATCCTGTGGGTGAACACCCCCGCGACCTTCTGA
- a CDS encoding DUF1326 domain-containing protein, translating to MTEERERIPQWRIAGDWFDLCSCAVGCPCVFGANPTSGICEGVLTWIIREGHYGDVPLDGLVGILVGHFEGGVLERNRNFGFLLDDRATPAQRHALELIFTGQVGGHFAAWRDLTIRQLGVMFVPIELTFDEENWKVVVPGMIDGEGGPYRDLMVPDAQVCKISNAPRPEVGPGDITVGQARKNVLDAFGFKWDWSSYSAKHIPFEHKGPGAFTWRRPLDQQ from the coding sequence ATGACCGAGGAGCGTGAGCGCATTCCGCAATGGCGTATCGCCGGCGACTGGTTCGATCTGTGCAGCTGCGCAGTGGGCTGCCCCTGCGTGTTCGGTGCCAACCCCACATCGGGCATCTGCGAAGGGGTGCTCACCTGGATCATCCGCGAGGGCCATTACGGCGACGTGCCGCTCGACGGCCTGGTGGGCATCCTGGTCGGCCATTTCGAGGGCGGCGTCCTGGAGCGCAACCGCAATTTCGGCTTCCTGCTGGACGACCGCGCCACCCCCGCGCAGCGCCATGCGCTGGAGCTGATCTTCACCGGGCAGGTGGGCGGCCATTTCGCCGCCTGGCGCGACCTCACCATTCGCCAACTCGGAGTCATGTTCGTGCCCATCGAACTCACCTTCGACGAGGAAAACTGGAAGGTCGTGGTGCCGGGCATGATCGACGGCGAGGGCGGCCCCTATCGCGACCTGATGGTTCCGGATGCTCAGGTCTGCAAAATCTCCAACGCCCCGCGGCCGGAAGTGGGGCCCGGCGACATCACGGTCGGCCAGGCGCGCAAGAACGTGCTCGACGCCTTCGGCTTCAAATGGGACTGGTCGTCCTATTCCGCCAAGCACATCCCGTTCGAGCACAAGGGTCCCGGCGCCTTCACCTGGCGCCGCCCGCTCGATCAGCAGTGA
- a CDS encoding ABC transporter ATP-binding protein, translated as MSATILDVGHVTCRFGGLLANDDVSLCVRQGEILGLIGPNGAGKSTLFNIIAGAVLPTSGTVSFLGRDITALRPSARCRLGIARTFQVMRSFNSMNTLENVIVGVLACGIGARAARRQAHEVLDFVGLAHRVDVPAIDLTPPEKRRLEVARALATRPKLLLLDEVMSGLTPHEARAGMDLILRMRETGISILMVEHVMEIVAPLVDRTVVLNLGRILTQGAPADVLKDERVVSAYLGEEYHA; from the coding sequence ATGAGTGCCACCATCCTGGATGTGGGTCACGTCACCTGCCGCTTCGGCGGGTTGCTGGCGAACGACGACGTTTCCCTCTGCGTGCGGCAGGGGGAGATCCTCGGCCTGATCGGCCCCAACGGGGCGGGAAAATCCACCTTGTTCAACATCATCGCCGGCGCCGTTCTGCCAACCTCCGGCACGGTCTCCTTCCTGGGGCGGGACATCACCGCCCTGCGGCCGAGCGCTCGGTGTCGCCTGGGCATCGCCCGCACTTTCCAGGTGATGCGTAGCTTCAACTCCATGAATACGCTGGAGAACGTCATCGTCGGGGTGCTAGCCTGCGGCATCGGTGCGCGGGCGGCGCGCCGGCAGGCCCATGAGGTGCTCGACTTCGTGGGCCTCGCCCACCGCGTGGATGTCCCGGCCATCGATCTGACGCCCCCCGAGAAGCGGCGGCTGGAGGTGGCCCGGGCCCTGGCCACGCGGCCGAAGCTGCTGCTGCTCGACGAGGTGATGTCCGGCCTTACGCCCCACGAGGCGCGCGCCGGCATGGACCTGATCCTGCGGATGCGGGAGACAGGAATATCCATCCTAATGGTGGAGCACGTAATGGAGATCGTCGCCCCCCTCGTGGATCGCACCGTCGTGCTCAATTTGGGGCGCATTCTCACGCAGGGCGCGCCGGCGGACGTGCTGAAGGACGAGCGCGTGGTCTCCGCTTACTTGGGAGAGGAATACCATGCTTGA
- a CDS encoding DUF2182 domain-containing protein, translated as MLTFPERAVIAAALAFVTLSAWLGSWAITAGMEAIDPTFLAQLCARPWSAADFANAFLMWNAMMVAMMLPSAAPMIDAFATIAKRRRARRDPYVPTLVFVLGYLAVWGGFSLAGATGHWLMANAGLVGPDMAISNRLLSGGVLVLAGLYQLTSVKQACLTHCRSPSGFILSEWREGYRGSMVMGFRHGLYCVGCCWALMLLMLVVSMMDLRWAAALAVYVAAEKLLPNGTLLSKVAGFCAVALGIGLFLVELVPALSQALR; from the coding sequence ATGCTCACCTTTCCCGAACGCGCCGTCATCGCGGCCGCCCTAGCCTTCGTCACGCTCTCGGCCTGGCTCGGCTCATGGGCCATTACCGCCGGCATGGAGGCAATCGATCCCACCTTCCTCGCCCAATTGTGTGCGCGGCCCTGGTCGGCGGCGGACTTCGCCAACGCCTTCCTCATGTGGAACGCCATGATGGTGGCGATGATGCTGCCCTCCGCCGCCCCCATGATTGATGCCTTCGCCACAATCGCCAAGCGCCGGCGCGCCCGGCGCGATCCTTACGTGCCGACGCTGGTGTTCGTGCTCGGCTATCTCGCGGTGTGGGGCGGCTTCAGCCTCGCGGGCGCGACCGGCCACTGGCTGATGGCCAATGCCGGGCTGGTGGGACCGGACATGGCCATCAGCAACCGCCTGCTGAGCGGCGGCGTGCTGGTGCTCGCCGGGCTTTACCAGCTCACGAGCGTCAAGCAGGCCTGCCTGACCCATTGCCGCTCGCCTTCCGGCTTCATCCTGTCGGAGTGGCGCGAGGGCTATCGGGGCAGCATGGTTATGGGCTTCCGCCACGGCCTCTATTGCGTCGGCTGCTGCTGGGCGCTGATGCTGCTGATGCTGGTGGTTTCCATGATGGACCTGCGCTGGGCTGCGGCCCTCGCGGTCTACGTCGCCGCCGAAAAGCTTCTGCCGAACGGGACCCTTCTTTCCAAGGTCGCCGGCTTCTGCGCAGTTGCGCTAGGGATCGGACTTTTCCTTGTGGAGCTCGTTCCAGCGCTCAGCCAGGCGCTCAGATGA
- a CDS encoding ABC transporter substrate-binding protein, with protein MNRRELIAGIAGLSLAAAGRAHAQGVPEVTIGAIYPLTGASAQVGFDAKLAVETALDVVNTVHDLDLPTARNAGLSGLGGAKVRVVFADHQGDPQKGRAEAERLISQEKVSAIFGTYHSSVATTVSATADRYQVPFLAADSSSPTLQRRKLRYFFRAMADDEQFSKVMFDFLDAERKGGRAVEKIALFHEDTIFGTDSSNIQRQLAESRGYRIVADIKYRANSPSLTSEVQQLKAAQPDVLLPSSYTTDAILLIKTMNDLGFQPPALIAQAAGFVDKALYDAVGDKVDGLITRAEFSLDLAQRRPMIAKVNYLYRARSGKDMNENTSREFMAVILLADAIDRARSISGPAVRDALASTDLPGERTIMPWKYVKFGPDGQNTGLNPVLLQYIDGRFATIFPPDVAVRPVEWPMR; from the coding sequence ATGAACCGCAGGGAACTCATTGCCGGCATCGCCGGCCTCTCGCTCGCCGCCGCCGGCCGCGCCCATGCGCAAGGCGTGCCGGAGGTCACCATCGGCGCCATCTATCCCCTTACCGGCGCAAGCGCGCAGGTGGGTTTCGACGCGAAGCTGGCGGTGGAGACCGCGCTCGACGTGGTCAACACGGTGCACGACCTGGATCTGCCCACCGCCCGCAACGCCGGCCTTTCGGGCCTTGGCGGCGCCAAGGTGCGGGTGGTGTTCGCCGATCACCAGGGCGATCCGCAGAAGGGGCGGGCGGAAGCCGAGCGCCTGATTTCGCAGGAGAAGGTTTCCGCCATCTTCGGCACCTACCACAGCTCGGTCGCCACCACCGTGAGCGCCACCGCCGACCGCTACCAGGTGCCCTTCCTGGCGGCGGATTCCTCCTCGCCGACGCTCCAGCGGCGCAAGCTGCGCTACTTCTTCCGCGCCATGGCGGACGACGAGCAGTTCTCGAAGGTGATGTTCGATTTCCTCGATGCCGAGCGCAAGGGCGGCCGGGCGGTGGAGAAGATCGCCCTGTTCCACGAGGACACCATCTTCGGGACCGATTCCTCCAACATCCAGCGCCAGCTGGCGGAGAGCCGCGGCTACCGGATCGTGGCCGACATCAAGTACCGGGCCAACTCGCCCTCGCTCACCTCCGAGGTGCAGCAGTTGAAGGCCGCGCAGCCGGACGTGCTGCTGCCTTCAAGCTACACCACCGACGCCATCCTGCTCATCAAGACCATGAACGATCTGGGCTTCCAGCCCCCGGCGCTGATCGCCCAGGCGGCCGGCTTCGTGGACAAGGCGCTTTATGATGCGGTGGGCGACAAGGTGGACGGCCTGATCACCCGCGCCGAATTCTCCCTCGACCTGGCCCAGCGACGGCCGATGATCGCCAAGGTCAACTACCTGTATCGCGCCCGCTCCGGCAAGGACATGAACGAGAACACCTCGCGGGAATTCATGGCGGTGATCCTCCTCGCCGATGCCATCGACCGCGCGCGCTCCATTTCCGGCCCCGCCGTCCGCGACGCCCTCGCCTCCACCGATCTTCCCGGCGAGCGCACCATCATGCCCTGGAAGTATGTGAAGTTCGGGCCGGACGGCCAGAATACCGGCCTCAACCCGGTGCTCCTCCAGTATATCGACGGCCGCTTCGCCACCATCTTCCCGCCCGACGTCGCCGTGCGCCCCGTCGAGTGGCCGATGCGCTGA
- a CDS encoding ABC transporter ATP-binding protein → MLEVRSLTTAYQGLTAISDVSLDVREGEIVLVAGANGAGKSTLLKSITGMERAQAGTVSFLGARIERMPAHRITAAGIAFVPENRRLFPRLSVRDTLRLGSYLHRRDPQRDAPLNLVFDIFPRLAERLDQRAETLSGGEQQMLAIGRALMTRPRLLLLDEPSQGIMPKLVNEILFAVGKIRAEGVSIILVEQRIKHSIKVSDRYYLLKNGKLNSSGPSNSIGGAADFEAVYLS, encoded by the coding sequence ATGCTTGAGGTCCGCTCTCTCACCACCGCCTACCAGGGGCTCACGGCCATTTCGGATGTTTCCCTCGACGTGCGCGAGGGCGAGATCGTCCTCGTAGCCGGGGCCAACGGGGCGGGAAAATCCACGCTGCTCAAGTCCATCACTGGCATGGAGCGCGCTCAGGCGGGCACGGTGTCGTTCCTCGGCGCGCGGATCGAGCGCATGCCGGCGCACCGCATCACCGCGGCGGGCATCGCCTTCGTGCCCGAGAACCGGCGGCTGTTCCCGCGCCTCTCGGTGCGCGACACCCTGCGGCTCGGCAGCTATCTCCACCGCCGCGACCCGCAGCGCGATGCGCCGCTGAACCTAGTGTTCGATATTTTTCCCCGCCTAGCCGAGCGACTGGACCAGCGGGCGGAGACGCTGTCCGGCGGAGAACAGCAGATGCTAGCCATTGGCCGAGCCCTGATGACGCGACCGCGCCTGCTGCTTCTGGATGAGCCATCCCAAGGCATCATGCCCAAGCTCGTAAACGAGATTCTCTTTGCGGTCGGAAAAATACGCGCAGAAGGAGTAAGTATAATTCTCGTTGAACAGAGGATAAAGCATAGCATCAAAGTCTCAGATCGGTACTATCTGCTAAAAAATGGAAAACTTAATTCGTCCGGACCATCGAACTCCATTGGAGGGGCGGCAGATTTTGAGGCTGTCTATCTGTCATAG
- a CDS encoding putative hydro-lyase: protein MSAPSFVPAGASPHAIRLACRSGAFAGLTSGIAAGYVQGNIVILPRDWADDFLRFCQRNPKPCPLIAVGDPGDPAFGELGLDLDIRTDLPAYRIYEHGKLVAEVSDIIAHWRRDFVAFVIGCSYSFEEALGAAGLGIRHVECGSIVPMYRTNLACRPAGRLSGQMVVSMRPFPPADAIRAIEITSRFAAVHGAPVHLGAPEAIGIADLSAPAFGDPVPLRPGEIPVFWACGYTPQTVIEQAALPLAITHAPGRLLVTDLLNARLGAA, encoded by the coding sequence ATGAGCGCGCCCTCCTTCGTTCCCGCCGGCGCCTCGCCGCACGCGATCCGCCTGGCCTGCCGCAGTGGGGCGTTCGCCGGCCTCACCTCCGGCATCGCCGCGGGCTATGTACAGGGCAACATCGTGATCCTGCCGCGGGACTGGGCCGACGACTTTCTGCGCTTCTGCCAGCGCAATCCCAAGCCCTGCCCGCTCATCGCCGTCGGCGATCCCGGCGATCCCGCCTTCGGGGAGCTAGGCCTCGACCTCGACATCCGCACCGATCTGCCCGCCTACCGGATCTACGAGCACGGAAAGCTGGTGGCCGAGGTGTCCGACATCATCGCCCACTGGCGGAGGGATTTCGTGGCCTTCGTCATCGGCTGCTCCTACTCGTTCGAGGAGGCGCTGGGCGCGGCCGGCCTGGGCATCCGCCATGTGGAGTGCGGCTCCATCGTGCCCATGTACCGCACCAACCTGGCCTGCCGCCCCGCCGGCCGTCTGTCCGGGCAGATGGTGGTGTCCATGCGCCCGTTCCCGCCGGCGGATGCCATCCGGGCCATCGAGATCACCTCGCGCTTTGCCGCGGTCCATGGCGCGCCCGTGCATCTGGGGGCGCCGGAGGCCATCGGCATCGCCGACCTTTCGGCTCCCGCGTTCGGCGACCCGGTGCCGCTGCGGCCCGGCGAGATTCCGGTGTTCTGGGCGTGCGGATACACGCCGCAGACGGTGATCGAACAAGCCGCGCTGCCGCTGGCCATCACCCACGCGCCCGGGCGCCTGCTGGTGACCGATCTTCTCAACGCACGTCTCGGCGCGGCTTGA